The following coding sequences lie in one Rutidosis leptorrhynchoides isolate AG116_Rl617_1_P2 chromosome 4, CSIRO_AGI_Rlap_v1, whole genome shotgun sequence genomic window:
- the LOC139842811 gene encoding BEL1-like homeodomain protein 7 — MKKPLQNLSSSESLIPAGNITMYTLQQPIVSNDIQNIGIHDSGVVSQQDLLKDCRSYEMLLMDQMGSNIPPLGSQFQTDQYLNTDVNFVGKSTQDSECYSYEFGNVISNSKYLKAAQQLLDEVVNVKKIRKQEYSKNESVNDSHEVFGESKQDSSVLSAAEKQDLQNKKTKLSSMLTEVDKRYNQYYNQMDIIVSSFDVIVGCGASKAYTSLALKTISTHFRCLRDAINSQIKVISRSLGEKDSNANKIVISRLKFVDQKLRQQKRAQQFGHERIWRPQRGLPESCVSVLRAWLFEHFLHPYPKDSEKTMLARQTGLTKSQVSNWFINARVRLWKPMVEEMYQEEYVDAEMDSNSSSEITPKKTILLNRAQDIKNQSATTISDLAHHTKMSSSIVEDHDDALKTHIINEGVSLTLRLQHVETNSLHNLQWKTRK, encoded by the exons ATGAAAAAACCTCTGCAGAATTTATCCTCTTCGGAATCACTGATTCCAGCTGGAAATATCACAATGTATACGCTTCAACAACCTATCGTCTCAAACGACATTCAAAATATTGGAATCCATGATTCCGGTGTTGTGTCACAACAAGATTTACTAAAAGATTGTAGAAGTTATGAAATGTTGTTAATGGATCAAATGGGTTCGAATATACCCCCTTTGGGAAGCCAATTTCAAACTGATCAGTACTTGAATACTGATGTCAATTTTGTGGGCAAAAGCACCCAAGATTCAGAGTGCTATTCATATGAATTTGGGAATGTGATTTCAAATTCTAAGTATCTAAAAGCAGCTCAACAACTGCTTGATGAAGTTGTAAATGTCAAGAAAATACGGAAACAAGAATATTCTAAAAACGAATCCGTGAATGATTCCCATGAAGTCTTTGGGGAATCGAAACAAGATTCCAGTGTACTCTCAGCTGCTGAAAAACAGGATTTACAGAACAAGAAGACCAAGCTGTCGTCTATGTTGACCGAA GTTGATAAAAGATACAATCAATATTACAATCAAATGGATATTATTGTATCATCATTTGATGTAATTGTTGGATGTGGGGCTTCAAAGGCGTATACATCACTCGCTCTCAAGACCATTTCAACCCATTTTCGGTGTTTGAGAGATGCAATTAACAGCCAGATAAAAGTGATATCAAGAAGCCTTGGTGAGAAGGATTCGAATGCGAACAAAATTGTGATATCCAGGTTGAAATTTGTGGATCAGAAGCTTAGACAACAGAAACGCGCTCAGCAATTTGGCCATGAACGTATTTGGAGACCTCAGAGAGGGCTTCCTGAAAGCTGTGTGTCGGTTCTACGTGCATGGCTGTTTGAGCATTTTCTTCATCC ATATCCTAAAGATTCTGAAAAGACCATGCTAGCCCGACAAACAGGCTTGACCAAAAGTCAG GTTTCAAACTGGTTCATAAACGCACGAGTTCGTCTATGGAAGCCAATGGTGGAAGAAATGTACCAAGAAGAATATGTAGATGCTGAAATGGACTCCAATTCATCATCAGAGATCACACCCAAAAAGACTATATTACTTAATCGAGCACAAGATATAAAAAACCAGAGCGCAACAACAATATCTGATCTAGCTCATCACACGAAAATGTCAAGTTCCATTGTCGAAGACCATGATGATGCTCTGAAAACACATATCATAAATGAAGGGGTGTCACTAACCTTAAGACTACAACACGTCGAGACTAACAGTCTGCACAACTTGCAATGGAAAACCAGAAAATGA